Below is a genomic region from Ziziphus jujuba cultivar Dongzao chromosome 7, ASM3175591v1.
TTTGCCAGCATGACAAtgttatcatatatattatatatacaaatatatattctataatatagtcatccaaaaaaataaaatattctaatatatatatatatatatatatatatatacgcacacACATTTCCTACCATATATGTATGGCTCCCCTGTCTTCTGCCACTTGTTTCTTTAGAACTTCAATAATGCACAATTTGCCAGCAGATAATGACATATGGGTACCTAGAGTGCTATTTCATCATGCAAGAGtaagaaaatgtataaaaaaatgaaaaataataatataaataaatgtacaAAGCTAGCAAGTAAAATATTAAGGAAGGTTTAATCTACAGCACACTAAACCTCTCTTGATCTACACCAGAAAAACGCATTTGCCTTAAAAGATATTTACAGCCTGAGTGCCATAATTTTCAACCACAGAAATCACAATCCCTTCATGCTTCACCATGGACCAGTCTGCGTTCGTCTCAAGCACCGTTTCTTTACTCCCCGCTGCACATTCATCATCTCCATTGCCTACATTATAATAGAATTTACCTTTAGTTATGATAAATGTCAAACTGGAACAGCAATATTAAATTTGCAAACACAATAACAAGTAATCCGAAAACTATGGATCATATCCTTGCTGAGTTCGGTTACCAACATTTTGTCCAATTTACCATAAGGAAAATAGAATCTGCTTAAGATAGCGAGTATTAAGAATTGGACATGGTTGAATTGAACTGAATCTGGATGCAATATTAGCTGAAagaatcaaatatttaaattgaatatttcaggGGGACTGACAGGATATAATAAGTCGGAGCAATACCTGATTCTTCTGCATTTCTAGCATTTCTGCCTGCAGCAACCAAAGATAACCACAAAATTGTTAGCCACAGGAATGGAATGCAAGCTTATTTGCAATCACTGATTTATATAAGCGTACGCATGAAAATTTACCTGCTTTTTCTTCAATTCCTGGTTCTCTTCTTTCAACTTTGCAACCTCTGCTTCCAACTCCATAGTGTACGCCTAGCACATGCCCAAAACAGAATATGGGAGAAAACGATTGAGCACTTATAAGGATGCTATGTTACAATGGACGAGGACGATGCCGGCGAATGGGAGACGAATGTCGGTGAAAATGGTGGCCGGGAtggtaatttttgaaatgccctagctgcgttttcaaagggaaagtaaaaaaaaaaaaactgaaacccTTATACATGGCCCTGcgttttgatagagaaaagaacaaaaaaaaaaaaatatatatatatatatatatagataagggtactttagtccaaatggataaaatattggttagtttttaaaaaaataaaaaaatttactatttttctaaaatagagTTGTATAGtggctatttatcgaaaaaacccttAAGCTAAAGTTCCAAAGTTGTAACGGCCCAAAAGAGAATACTCTTGGATTATGTTTCTTCCAATATTTAATAGGTTGGACTTGGATAGCAAAACTGGCCaaatatggttttaaaatttgACATGGAATTCAACATTTTCGATATCGAGCTCAATCGGACGGACAAGAGGAAGCCAGGAATTTTAGGATGTAGGGGCTGGAAGTTAAATTactgtttataaaaaaattaacatttataatcaaactatttaaaaaaaataaaatgtttattttctctgaaaataaattaaacaatcataaattaaattatttaattttattgaatataaataaaaatatgttggAAGAGAAAGAGCAAAGATTCATTTGTCAATTTGATAGTAAAATACTCAAGTTCTCATactctataaaaattatttagtttagAATTAAAGATTATAACATACATGCTTAGTTATCTATATCTAAATAACAGAccaatttatattctttttatacaacttatttattattttaattattttaataataatttatatataattataaactcTTTATGGtcatatttaattgataaaaaaagctaataaaatattgGGGCCAGTATatgtaaaatactaaaataaatctcaaatataataaaatatatatatagcaaaaaataaaaaataaaaaataaaacataaaaagagcAGGGGCCGTGCCGCCAGCCCAAGTGCGGCTCTGCCACTGTATTTGGGCTTCAATGTTAATTGCTATCGTACCCcgcaaatttcttcttttttttttggttatattgttttttccaagtttcctgcaactatttgttaatttttctcttaaaaaaatgaaaaagaagttaaatttatatatatccaCCATTACCAGCTTATCAACGTCTGGGGAAATGTATGTTTGCAATGTCTGGTGtttgagttaattttttttacaaaaaagaaaagcaaaaaaataaataaatgaataagtcATTCACAAACAGGATTTGTGCTGATTCTCTTAGGGTCCAAAAACACAATTAAGGAATGCTCATACATCTTAATTTGAATGAAATTGCCAAAAAATTAAGAAcaataattattatgtttccTCTATTTTGCATGCACCTTATTTGCATTTTGTGATAATTACTCGcaatttaaatggttattttCCAAATACGATAGTTATTTTGAATTTCTACAACAATAGTCTCCATTAATTTGTGAATACTAAGCTATGTAACACAACCcctaaaagaaaaccaaaaaaaaaaaaaaaaattacagatgtGAATAAAATTAGGTAAACTGCTTACAACCAAAGCAGAGCAAGCAGATACAATAACCAGCAGGGGAGAGTGGCACATATCCCCCAAAACATATTCAAAAGGTATAAAATTCCAATTATGCTATTGCAATCGTGTGGTAGTGTTTTTTGCTTAGTTGAATAATAAAATCTAGATAATTGGTATGAAAGTGTTGAGTTGGAAGGCGTGGATGAGATCAGAATCTGGCAATACGAGAGGAGGCAGAGAAAATTGACTGTAAGTGGAGCTTCCTCTTCTTATCTCTTGCATGGTCATTAGAGCTGCAACTGTGTTCCTAAATATTCCTTCCCCTGCCACTGTTattgcttcttttcttttctctttctctttcttttcttccttgtCGACGGGGAACACTGCATCTATTGTCATTTCACATTCCTTCACCAGCTTCGATATCAGATCGGTAGTGAAAAAGGGTTGCTCCAGTACCTTCTGAATGAATGGCAACCGTAAGAGCCCTCCTGTTCTCTTGTCAtacttcttcaaaatttttgccAATCCTACAtgtataataatttaaactCAATGTTTTCAGTATATCCAATATTAATGCTGCTTACAAGGTGGATTGGCATTGGATTATCTTTGCAATCACACAGCAAGTTTGTTTTTTTCAGGATCattgtttccatttttttattgttttttctagtagtgtaaattttatatagaaaataggAAGAGATTTGCCTCAACAACTACCTGTGTAATTGATATTGCTGTAGTTCACTAAGAGAACCATTTCACCGTGGAAATCAATAATGTCTTTTCTGATTTTCACCATTTCTTCTTTATAGAGAGCCGCTGAAGGATGACTTCCGTCCGGACCCCACTTATCTATGACTCTTTGGATCCTTTGTTGTAATTCCTGCATTTGCAGATACATATTTCAGCAGCTTCCATTGTTGTAATGTTTGTAAGAAGcacttgaaaatatttttgggctGGCATTAATTGGGCGGCAAATTCTTTctgattaatttatttagtgTTTGTGGACTACTCTTTCATTTTGGAGGGGGCCTTGGAATAACGACATTTTActaatcttttctttttcaaggaaagcaccatttttttcttttgccaaacaaaggaaaacaacaatatataatttgcaaGGCTTTTTGGGAAACTTCATTATTttcgttcctttttttttttttttttttaatatcatttatattgaatcatttcaaattaaaaacatattatattttttacttcATAAATTTAATAGCCCTTATTGTGTAATTGTTTAGACTTTAATTTTGTATAGTAGTTATATCCCAGCTTTTAGTAATATTTAACCTATAATAAATTAACGCAAAATATATgagtaatatttttaaatgagagtaatatacagtttaaaagatatttttacattattaaaaaggaaaatatatttttacataatccAATCACAAATGATTAAGATAAGACTTT
It encodes:
- the LOC107424181 gene encoding SPX domain-containing protein 3, which produces MKFGKRLKHQIQETLPGWRDKFLSYKDLKKLVKLISSAPTLLNGSSEYGKAEEEFVYLLNNEIDKFNAFFMEQEEDFIIRHKELQQRIQRVIDKWGPDGSHPSAALYKEEMVKIRKDIIDFHGEMVLLVNYSNINYTGLAKILKKYDKRTGGLLRLPFIQKVLEQPFFTTDLISKLVKECEMTIDAVFPVDKEEKKEKEKRKEAITVAGEGIFRNTVAALMTMQEIRRGSSTYSQFSLPPLVLPDSDLIHAFQLNTFIPII